CACCTGCGACGGCGAGGACGTGAACCCGCCGATATTCATCGGGCACATCGACCCAAATGCGAAGAGCCTTGTCATAATAGTCGACGATCCGGACGCTCCGGCCGGCACGTTCACACACTGGATAGCCTGGAACATCCCGCCGCTCGGGGAGATTCCGAAGGGAGTTCCTCCGAAGGGTGTTATCGAGGCCCCTGTAAGAATGGTTCAGGGCAGGAACGACTTTGGAAAGATAGGCTACGGCGGTCCATGCCCGCCCAAGGGGCACGGCGTCCACCACTACCACTTCAA
This window of the Thermococcus siculi genome carries:
- a CDS encoding YbhB/YbcL family Raf kinase inhibitor-like protein — encoded protein: MRRLLVVIVLTLGLVLSGCIGRENDRGGVRMDLEIGSIFHNGDYIPVEFTCDGEDVNPPIFIGHIDPNAKSLVIIVDDPDAPAGTFTHWIAWNIPPLGEIPKGVPPKGVIEAPVRMVQGRNDFGKIGYGGPCPPKGHGVHHYHFKVYALDTTLELDPGASRRELEKAMEGHVIQMGELVGLYERK